The DNA sequence TGGATACTTCGCACGTAGCTATGATGGAATCTACTGTAACGATGGATATCCAGCGGGTAAAAGGATTTAAAAATATTATCTTTGGTGGAGAAGGATTATTTTTAACGACGTTAAAAGGACCAGGGAAAGTGTGGTTACAAACATTACCGTTAGCAAACCTTGCTGGACGAATTGGAAAATATTCAGGAACTTCCTCAGGAAATAACGATCGTGGGGCATCTTCAGGGTTAGGTGACTTATTTGATGACTAAAGAAGAAAAGTGACACTTTTCTTCTTTATTTTTCAAAAGGTTCTGTATGAATGTGAACGTGAGGTACTTTGTATTTCACAAGCATTTCTCGCTCAATGGCATCTGTAATTTGATGACTTTTCGCCACGCTTAATTGAGCATCTACAAAAATAACGACATCTAAATAAATTTTATTTCCATACACACGAGCCTTAATATCACGGACAGCTAATACACCAGGAATTTGTTCAATAAAATGTTTATACGTTTCAATTTTATTTTCATCAAATCCATCCGTTAACATATAGGAAGATTCTTTAAAAATATCGAATCCTGTTTTCGCAATAATTAAACCAACGATAAATCCAGTGACTGGGTCTAGCCATGGCAATTGAAACTGAGAACCGAAAATACCGATTGTAGCCCCGATACTTACGAGAGCATCGGATAAATTATCTTTTGCTGCTGCTTTTAAAGCGTGACTTTCTGTTTTTTTCGCTAAAGCCATATTGTATCGATAGACCAAAAACATAACGATTGCCCCGAAAATAGCAATAAAACCAGCGATAATATTTGGTGATTCTACTTCGTTGCTAAAAAGAGCACGTAAAGTAGAAAGAAGT is a window from the Massilibacterium senegalense genome containing:
- a CDS encoding cation diffusion facilitator family transporter, producing the protein MEHAQHNSEKGAWISIAAYLFLSTLKLIVGYMTNSQALIADGLNNTTDIIASVAVLIGLKIAKRPPDENHRYGHSKAETISSMIASFVMLTISLQVLLSTLRALFSNEVESPNIIAGFIAIFGAIVMFLVYRYNMALAKKTESHALKAAAKDNLSDALVSIGATIGIFGSQFQLPWLDPVTGFIVGLIIAKTGFDIFKESSYMLTDGFDENKIETYKHFIEQIPGVLAVRDIKARVYGNKIYLDVVIFVDAQLSVAKSHQITDAIEREMLVKYKVPHVHIHTEPFEK